In Ooceraea biroi isolate clonal line C1 chromosome 6, Obir_v5.4, whole genome shotgun sequence, the genomic stretch ATCACTTAGCAATCATCAATTATCAAACGCACGTGATACGTTGGCGCTTTTAGCCGAACGCGAACTGAAATGTCGGCTCTTTCTTTGCACAGGAATTATTTTCGTTAGTATGGCATGTACACGAGAGAATGCGGCTTCTCTTGAAATCCCTAAGTGACGAGGAAACGAGGATTCTGATTGTTCGTGCCGCCACACACTCGGGACTCGACGTCCCGATCAATCGTTACGCTTAATAAATACTCAGTTCCGTTTCCGCTCGTATACTCCGTTCGGTTTGTCTTACGTATATCGGATGTGTCGAAGCTACGTATTTCGCGCCACTCTTATAACTACGTCTCTTTTGTCGATTCATGAGCATTATTTCCGAGTGCAAGAAATTACTTCTTAAGACGATACGTGACGTAAAATTTGCCTGCTTATTTAACAATACATGGATTACAATTCTGCAGAGTtgaatcttttataataaaaacgagAGTGAATTACTCcgacgatttaaaaaaatgagtattatatatataattaaattatgaacTTGCAGgactataaaattaaatgtatgtatcaacatatttcaatgaaGATGGATAAACTGCTTTCCATCCTGCTGGCTTTGATAAATTTCACGTCGTGTAACGTTAATTCTGAAAGATTAGCCGAAGCCATTTGTTTCTCCTTCCTTGCAAGATTGTTTCGTATTTCGCACAGCAGCGGAATTGTCGCGATTGTTGGATTACATTGCTTCTCGATTCACACATGTTCAGCGTTTATTGGATTAATGATCAGTCGTGTTGTTTAatcgataatttaattgttgGTCACACGATATGGAGAATAGATAAACTaagataattttacgataatatTATGGTGTCCAGTTAGCAGTAAGTAGTAAAATTTTTACGAGATCAAGAGAACGAGTCTCTAAAGTTCGGAAGAAACTTCAGTACGATTGAAATGAATTTCTTCGTCGTGGTAAATCGCGTACTCAAAAACTTTCTTGCATTCTCAATTGGCAGTAGTACTCTGACAAAGTcgagcgtgtgtgtgtgtgtgtgtgtgtatgtatgtgtgctcAAGTCCAAAAAGACTTGGTCCAAGTTGGAATGCGTCATCTTACCGCCGAAGATAATCTACTCGCGCAGAAGCTCGAAGAAGTTGGCGACTGGCAGTAAGAGTCTGATAGTAACGTTAACGGTACATCTAAAATTCGGAAAAATCCTCAAATGACGCAACGAACGCTCCTGCAGCAGCGCGCTATACAATAGTAtcagttaaaaattattacgttatacATCGTTTTTTCCCGAGGCATCCCCTCGGAGATAGGAATCCGTCGTACTTTGAAGGAAATTCTTTCTTTCGGTCCGAAAAATTTACAGATACGTCTATATATATTCGAAAGGCTACGTCCCAGCGTTACGTGGCGAGAAAGAATGGCCTGCGTGTTCGCGGGAACAAGTAGGAGCGGAggcgaaaagaagaaacgtcCATGCAAGTCTCGACCTGACGGCGATGAAACGATCCACGCGACGAGCAATGATTCGTGTCGCGTCAGCGTTTTCATTCACCGGTTTCTGCATGACAAGGCTTCGTTCGCTTTCGTGTTATTCCATTGTGGAATATCGAGGCAGAAACGAAGTACGATTTTCTTTCCCCCCGCCTTCGCCCGCTTGCGGCAAGTCAATGAACAACAAATGGCCACGTATTCGCTAAATCAATAGTCTAACGATTCCGATACTCGCTAAGTCGACGAAAATCGAGGTCGAAAAACTGCGAAGTGCTACAATCGCAAACAAGTCCTCGTGAAATCATCCCTCGTTGCATCCTTGACGAGTTTTGCACGAAGATGATCCACGCgatgattaaaatttgttGCGTTTTCCTCCTTTTGCCTCATCGATCCACGTATTCGACATTAGCTAGTATTGCAATCGATTGGGTAATATTTACATCGCGAACTCGCACAGTCCACACAATCACAGCAAGTCGGTGAGGCAACCGCCGAACCACATCACCACTATCGGCACCAGATACGTCGTCAAAGCTCTGGACAGAGTCATCTTCTGTCTGCTGGTGCTGCCGCTGTCCGCGGTGGTGGTCTGATTGCCCGCGCCTTTGTGCGGTTCGATGTCTACCCGCGGTGGCGTTTCGACCTCGTGAACAACCGGTGGTGATGGCTGCTTCGGTGATGGCGGTTCCGGTTGTGATTCCGCGTGCGATTCATCGTAACCGGAGCCCTCCTTGAAACCGTCCTCGTCATCGGTAAATGCACCGTCGCCGGAGCCACTACCGGAGCCGTACCACGTTTCTTCTACAAAGGAAGATGCTTGATTAATTAGAGCGCGAGCgtcttaattttctttgatttatttattcgatttatttaattttctttgggCTAATCTAATTCTCGAGATAATCTCACCCGTATCGATCCAATCGACGTCTTGTCCATTGAACGCCGCCCTCAATCTGTTCGTGATGGTGGTGAGCGCGAAGATTTGATCCCGTACGATAGTCAGCCTTGGTCCAGTGTTCCGCACCTCCGGGTTCATCAATTGAGCCTCGCCGTCCGAAGACACAGGGTATATGTATCTGTagaaaatttatcaaagaCTTTCAATGTACTGCTTAATATTTGTTCTCCTTTCCAATaagattaacatttttatttgttcttaTATTATAGAGCTCTCAATTCTACATATACGAGATTAATATCGATTACAACAAGAAGCCGCAATAATAACTTACTTGTCCACGTGCGTGCCATTCCAGCATTCCTTTGTGTTGCTGGGCGGCACTACCAGACCGCCGTCGTTGCACATTCGGTACGGCATGTAAACCCAAAACTGCCGAGAGTCGCGTATTCGTTGACGTATCTCCTTGACCAATTTATCCAGATACGTACTGGAGGTGCGATCCTCCGTCTCCTGATCAAACTTCAAAGATTCTAATTCAAGTTCATGATTATCCCGTCGTCTTCGTCTACCCAGCATCGGCCGGCCGCAGCCGGTAAACACGCGCTGTGACACGTCTTGGCTGCTCTCCTGGAAGTTCATGATCGCCTCGGAGATCTTGAGATTAATCGGGCGTACTAGCACTTCGATGTTGAACGGTCCGAGCAGTCGATCGGCGATCTTGTCCATGGCCTCTGCGTTGGGAagaaacttaattaaaattcaatgtCATAAATTGGAAAAATTGCTAATGTATCAtgctgttatattatataattcaaggAAGATTTCTTCTCATGTTGTgttaatcaataatatattaacatctCCATCGTTTCAGCTTTCGAAATATCACGCAACAGCTCGATATTTCGCTCCTTTGTCTCATCGTACGTGCACGTGTACGACTACTCAGAAGAGAATTTTCTATGGGAACACGTAAACGTTCGACGTGTACGTCAGATTGCGTGCACGCATGTGGATGGTCCGCGTTCTTCCGAGATATAATAGCCGATACTCGAGCTGGAAAAGGGAAggagggacagagagagatgCAGGATAAACTGCTTACCAACGAAATGATTCCATTCAGCATCGAGTGCCGCGTGTTGTGCCAAGCAACCCTTCATCACGTTGGCGCACATGTCGCCGCACGCCAACACGTCGCCCGGTATACCGCTGCAGGCTGGACAGGCTGTCATCCTGGTCAGGGCAGCTGCGCAATCCGCCGTCGGTTTCAGCTATAGCCAACAAAGACTCCGTTTAGAATCTGTGCGCGATTGCGGCGGTACGTTGACGTAAGAGCCCGTGAGAAGCATCCAAGAGTATTTGATGAGATTAAAGTGCGACAGAGCAAAGAAAGATCGGCGGTACGGGGCCTCATGTCGCACTCGAGCAAATATCGAGAATACATATCGTGTAAACTACTTTCAACTATATCTAGAATACTTTAAACAAATCATCAAAGCGCTTAGATATGGCAAAGTGAATTTGCGTCAATCTCTGAGCAGTTTCCTAAAAAGAGCATTCAGGTTTCTTTCCAGGGCTCAATCTCGGATGCGGATTCTTATCAGGCAACAAGTCTCGGCGCGAGGATTGATTAGATATCCCACGTGCCGCGAATGCAGCCGGCATTAAATCGAGCAAACACGTCAAGCTACCTGCGATACGTCTCGACGACAAGCACTCACCACTTGCATGCTTTTCAGCACGCCCGTAGCAACCGTCAAGGCCTGGCTGAAGGCTCTCGTGGCCACAAAGGAGCGCTTAATCTGCACGCCCAATTTCTGCGGCACGTCCCCAAAAGGTCGCATCTCCTTCATGTGCTCGCCCACGCACTCCAGATACTTATTGTCGAAATTGTACTGACTGTTGAGCACCGTGAACATCTTCTGGTACAGGGTATTGAAGAAATTGTCCATGGCCTCGTCGAGATCCACCTGGAACGGAAATGAACGGTGTTTTAAGTGCGATTTGACAAGTTAAAAAACAGACTGAGTGATATAACAAAACTATAACAGGCTATCTTATGCAAGAATTAAAAGCCAGAATTTAGTCATAGGTGCGCCataaataaatcttgattTACAGTCCCCGTGTAATCCGACTGCGCTACATGCATAATTGACAACTTGCTTGACAAGCCGAAAACGTGCTGTATTTTTTCGCTGCGACGCGCCCAGTGTTTCATCCTGCCCGGTATCCCGCTAACCGATCGGGACTTTATTACATCTCCCTCCGGATTCTCCGTTTGTTCGTTTGTTCGTTCACTTAATAACGCGCAACAACAgagcgcgcgccgcgcgatcgtgtttccaagtaaaattaaattccatCTCGAAGGCGATCCGAGACCCGCGGGGATGGCGTGCGAGCTTCcggaaaattcaataaattgcAGTATAATTGCAGAAGCCCTTCGACGGAGATAGCCCTACGCGGAGGGACGCGTGCGGGACTCTACGGACCGGCGGCGGGATATTTTCGCTTTAGTCGGCGGTCCCTTTATCGGGACGATCCCGGCGACGTCAAAAGCACATTGATTAAACCCGCCTTCGCACGCGATTCCACCCTGACTTTCGGCGACCTCGGGAACACAGGCCGAACATCGTAGACAACGGCTGGCTCGCACCCTACCTGTTCCTACCCTAAAAGTTCCTGACCTCCAAAGAGGCGGAGGGAAGGTCGGTTGACGACCTTTTCGGACGTGATGGCGCCAAGTGTTCGCGACGATCGTTTCCGACCGTTTGACGTCTGATAATTCTgatattcttgaaatatatGTGCTCCAAAACTGTCATTCAAAATTCTTCGATTAAAAGCTCGATATAAAATGACAGAATGAGGAAAATCTGAGAGAGAGTAATATTTTCTGGGTAATACATGATCTGGCTGAAAAAATACCTGCGTTTATTTGGTACCGTTTCGACATTGCTTGATAATGTTTTTGGTGACCTCGTTGTCGCTGTGAATTGACGTGTAATGCATTGCGTTACATCGTGCTTCGTACCGTAAATCGATCTCGAGAAAGATAGTTGCGTATAGCCGAATCAGGTAACGTGCGCGAGGATATAAATTTTCCCTTTGAAAATCGAGATATCGTGTCATCTGTCGAATTACAGACTGGGAGTTCCGATAACGTCGTCGCACTTACGTCCCTCCACTTCAATCAAGCAGTCAAGTCGCGAACAAGTTCGCCAAGGCCTTTGAAAAATGCATGTAAAGAATCCCTCGTGTATTTTTTATccatatcattattaaataatggaCAACAACAAGATAAGATATTATGAagtactaaaataaaatatttaaaaattgatatgaaattgattaaaatacaTTGATGAAGGATGTAATACTGTTATGTACATATcttaatgcaatattttaaaaaacgatactgtgttataaaatattaatgtttctccaatataaaattataaatgttccGTCAAACGTTCCCTTTAATAACGTCGCCTTATTATCATGTCGCGTTTTTAGCGTTACTCTCGCAACAACGGTGCCCAGTTCTTTCGAAAGCAGCGAGAGGGTTTCACTCGAAAGCTGAGAGGGTGTCGTTGAGCGTAATTGCGCGGAACGGCTTGTAATAAACTTTAGACCCCGAGACACGCCTTAGTGGCTCTAGAAATTTTCTTCACGGCTCGCCGTCTTATTTATTCGCGCTTAATACACCGACCGGAGGGTAGTGGTGCGCCAAGGGGTGGAAACTACGCCGAGAGAAGGCGGGAAAATTAACGCGCGATTGCAATTTTCACCGGTGCAACCGGGGGCACCGCGCAACATCAAACGAAAAGCGAATAAATCGCTTAATTACAACGAGGGGTAGTAACGCCACGAGTTTACGGTGCCCAAGAAAGAGAAGCGTgtaactcagaaatgaaaagctTCCTCCGTGAATGCCGAAAGAGatggaaaaaattgaaaaaaattgaaaaagatttattcCCGTCGATGGAACTTccggtaaaataaattttctgaacGTTCTTTTAAGAAGAAAGACCATTGTTGCGAGAATAACGCTGAAAACGCGACATGATAATAAGGGAATAGGGTACATTATCAAAGAGAACGTTTGACggaacatttataattttctattggagaaacattaatattttataacacaataaccgtttttttttaatatcgtcaatttcttttaatatcgaTTGAAAGTGCTTtagcagagaaagagagaacaggGAAAATGTGCAACTTACCGTTCCCTTCGCATAATAATTCTCCAGCTCCTTGAAGAAGTCCGTGAAGACGTATGCGTTCTGTTCGTAGAGAATGCCATAGGTCTTCTTAAACATTTCATGAAAGCCCCGCTTGCTCGCCGACAGTAGATCCTTGAAAAAATCTGCAAAGAGAAAAACGGAAGATACTTTATCAttcgagaagaagaaaagttgTGGCTTTCTTGAGATTACAACGGCGATGCATCAGCAATtctctagaatgtattgttaATCGTTCAATTACGTGCGCTTGTAATCAATCTAAATTATTCCATCGTTATTACTAGTAGTTCCATAGTAATTATtagtgttattaaaaatttcctgctGTTCATACAATATGTACTATGCATATCAATATCAACATGTATCAAGAGCGAAATTTCTATGTGAAAATAGAGCCAGAATGGTTTATCGTTTATCGCACCTCGGCGAGTTTCTCAGCGCTTTGACGCTTTCTCTGGCGGAAAATCGCGGCCGGGCGAAACGGGAAATTAGTCGAGATTTCAGGGTGcgaatcgtcgtcgtcgtcgtcgtcgtcagcggcggcggcggcggcgacgacggcggaggagaaagagggtgAGACTGGTCGTATCGCGAATTAAAAGCTCGACGAACTTGCGGCAACTACCCAGCCGTGATTCCCGTTCCTCTTCCACTTCGTCAGCGTTCCTCTCGTCGTCTCTCGATCGCGTCTGCGCTTTTTACAGGCTCGGCGTGACACGCCGAACGGCGTCGCGGACTTGTGACAGAGAGGATGGCCGGGCTCGTCGCTAAAAGGAATTTTAATCACATTCCCCGCGACTGAAGTGACGATAAGGAGGttcgtcggtcggtcggtcggtcgattCGCCAGAAAAGCCAAGAACGCGAGAAAACTGTTGCTTATTTCACCCCCGATGTGGGCGCGGCACAATTTTGCTTCACGAGGGTTGGTTATGGCTTTCTCAATACTATCACCCTTTCGCTGACATTTCGAGAGAttggaattataataaaattttattacgagaTTGTTAAGTAGGTCGTTAATACCTCGTTGCAAGAACAGTCTTTCAGCGTAAAGGTCAGAGGTACTCGGTGTGATATAaatgttacatattataaGTTTTATCATCCAAGTTCGAATATAAATGCTGcgataaaagtattaattaaactaaACTTTAACTAAAGTATTAGTTAAACTAAAATAATCCTCAGTCTACACTTAATACTGAATCAtccttattaaaatattacttataaGTAAACTGAGAAATGAGATGATGTTTCTGTAATGTGATTTAGaaactaatatataaatatatttttagtaatttCAATTTAGTAATTTAGTGAGAATCAAGATGAATTTTGCATGAGAAGAAGATCGagttcatataaaaaatttagcaTTCTACGAAATGGTACTTGATTAGATTTAAAATTTCTCACAAGTTTCAAGAATATTCCTAAATCAGCGTTTGTCGTGGAGACATTTTTAACCATACCTCGTTACCTACGACGGCAGTGTCAGTAATTAACACGAAAATTGGGACACGTTCTAAACTCGAGAAGCACCTCCGGGTGTCTAACGACCCCGGTTAACGAAATTACTCGAAGGCGAAGGCTTCTCGTCGGTCTTCCATCTTTTCATCTGCTTTTACGATGAGACCGCTTTGAGATGCCACCGCCGTACCTATCTGGCTACGTAGCCACTTTACTCGGCATTTCGCACGATGAAAGTTCACGAGATCTTTGCGAGGTACAAGGATCCTCCATCGCTTACACGTAGGACACGACAGGACTTCATTTAAGATGTTTCAAGAGGTTTCAAGTCGAAATCATTCTTAATCTTGTCACTCTCAAATCGAagaaaatcagaaaaaaatattatagcttaacacataatttttatatcgttgTTATTATACATGTTGCGTATATTATTTCTCGGTAAGGCTCTgcaaaatctctctctctctcttggcaTGTCTCTCAATTATAATGCTACTtcgaaaaatttgcaatttacaaATCTAGATTTTCAATCTTTCAATTGTAAGTTTTCTTAAATCTCTAATCTCACACAATTTTACGaataattgcaatttaatttttacaatgaATGAGGTATGCATGAATATTCTGTTGCAAAGCACCCTGTACATGAGACGAGGGCAGAGCACCAGAGACAATGCGATTTTCCCCGTTCATCGATATTCTATACGACGGGGAGATACAGCAGGGAAAGTCCCCATCGTAACTTATGCACATAGATTTCTGTACAATGCGACGATATGCTCTTCGCGGTCGAAGCTAAACCTGCAAATTGTCTTTCTCGATTCCCGCCGACGGTATAGCCGTTCGCAGAACATGATTCCAAGcactttatatatttagtaaCTTCGTTTCTGACGATTCTTCTGATTTTActgaaaaatcttttaatctcTAATGTTtcattatcaaataaaataaaaattgcttaaAGTCACCGGCGAAAATTGTAGGGCAAGGCCAATTCAGTCGCAGCATTGATTCTGCAaggcaatatatataaaaattgtcatTAACGAATGACGTGATATATTGTTGCTATTGAAGTGCACGGAAGCTCGCGCGTTTCATTACACGTAATAGTGTCCCCGAACTTCCCTCTATTTCTCTCCATCAGCCCTCGTGCACGCAGCTGGTGCTTACGGCAACGGATAGTGTGCGAAACGGCCTCAGAGGAGCTCGTATAATTACCGTTCTCGAGACAGGCATTCCGACGGCATTCAAGTATTGTACGAATTGTTTAACGCTACTTGCTACGCAACGACGCTAATTACAAGACGGAGGAATGGTGGTGCGCGCAATCGCGCATTCACGTGCAACATCTGCCTATTAATTGCACCGAAGCAGACGGCAAACTAGATGCGATGATGTTTGTTCGTGGCACACGAAGCTCGGGATACATTGTGTGGGCGTCCTAGATAAGATCACGTCGTCATTATCGAGACTTGAACACTTTAATCGACACGAATCAACATAGTGGAAACGCGAATACCTATCAGCGATATACAATTACATTACGTTCGAATTACAATCATTTAAGAACGATGGCAAACAGttctaaataaattagaatcaAAATTAGaaaggaaattatattttgaattgaattttaaGTACAAAGTGAGAAAACAGATGAGATAATTGTTTTCTTAAGAAAAGCGACAGTGCCGAAAATAagacaaaatattattaaggaAATTAATGTCGGTGTTAATTCAAATGCTTGTTTATCAAGAAGCATTGCTACGACCGCGAGCAGCGTTGTCGAGTACGAGATGCAGAATAGAGAATTAAGAAGCCGAGCAAGTGACTATTTGATACCGCGGAGtaacatgaatatttatgttCTTGTATCAGACCATTATCGAATTCCGTGTACTGGCAAACATCAGAGTCCGGACCCGAGCAAATCAAATTTCAGATATCCCACGACCCTGGGACTCGGATATCTAAAAGGTGCATGCAAATGCGAGTATGCGGAAACACTTTGGAGCGGGCAGATACCGTCAGAGGCGCACAAACACCAAGGAAGCGAATGGAAACGTCGGATATCCTGATGATTCCTTGCGCCATTTACTAGCGGCGGAAGGCGGACAGACTCTTTTCTCATAATCGCCAAATAACAAATCAATAAAC encodes the following:
- the LOC105276461 gene encoding glypican-6; its protein translation is MTTLWIVMVMLAVATTVTGAGLKCDNVRTYFEMQGFPPSDIPKEAISSKELKTCGGVKSGGEVCCSADMELRLQARARDKHERATKESLQRLHQILSVRGIRFHNFFKDLLSASKRGFHEMFKKTYGILYEQNAYVFTDFFKELENYYAKGTVDLDEAMDNFFNTLYQKMFTVLNSQYNFDNKYLECVGEHMKEMRPFGDVPQKLGVQIKRSFVATRAFSQALTVATGVLKSMQVLKPTADCAAALTRMTACPACSGIPGDVLACGDMCANVMKGCLAQHAALDAEWNHFVEAMDKIADRLLGPFNIEVLVRPINLKISEAIMNFQESSQDVSQRVFTGCGRPMLGRRRRRDNHELELESLKFDQETEDRTSSTYLDKLVKEIRQRIRDSRQFWVYMPYRMCNDGGLVVPPSNTKECWNGTHVDKYIYPVSSDGEAQLMNPEVRNTGPRLTIVRDQIFALTTITNRLRAAFNGQDVDWIDTEETWYGSGSGSGDGAFTDDEDGFKEGSGYDESHAESQPEPPSPKQPSPPVVHEVETPPRVDIEPHKGAGNQTTTADSGSTSRQKMTLSRALTTYLVPIVVMWFGGCLTDLL